In Nostoc sp. GT001, a genomic segment contains:
- a CDS encoding caspase family protein produces the protein MLLSISIKIKTLFITTFTGATLLLNFSSVAQTPLASTSESSRILKEALANKKMNWGLRQGSPPISFQDDHDRWQGFCTNLIDLLDKYLKENKLIRDNVDIVRYPISLQERFKHTRYPYGDDLHLAGECGSDSIKQDEVGITFSDTFFTTKTLFIIRKSQKDKLSFIKNNTPPNFSNNSKPRIGVIDSSITSSRLQSFFNNLISDVNIVKIKGGRAGVIDALLKEKVDAVASDEILLIRFLRDLNLAKPNEFYIDSELVISYESYGLILPSDDSEWVKIINKFLIDKKDDIQVLTKQYITIPLIPPPPPPLFTKELIFILLMIIATLSGLTRVSYMSWVRRQNSQSERKPNLDPKTPIFANGYALLIGVGECAYQRLSLPVTVKDVQALHQVLVDPNFCAYPNDTQHVRLLHDQEATRNQILKELNWLKEQAEDNLEATVVVYYSGHGWFSKSQNRYYLLPHDTDPLDLEGSSLSAEEFTNALRQIKSKRLLVIIDSCHAAGMATAKKAPSDFEEIPIPKSVIDDLSQGKGRVVFTSSQGEESSWIRPDDEMSIYTYHLIEALQGKGNQFREDVVKISHLMNYLSDKVPKSALTLCKKTQTPYFNFESEDFSVARLNDRRSDKTTEGQK, from the coding sequence ATGCTGTTATCAATAAGTATCAAGATAAAAACTTTGTTTATTACAACTTTCACTGGAGCGACTCTACTATTAAATTTTTCCAGTGTAGCACAGACACCCTTAGCCTCTACTTCAGAGTCTTCTAGAATCCTGAAAGAAGCTCTGGCTAATAAAAAAATGAATTGGGGGCTCAGACAAGGCTCTCCTCCTATTAGCTTTCAAGATGATCATGACCGCTGGCAAGGTTTTTGCACAAATTTAATAGATTTACTTGATAAATATTTAAAAGAAAATAAACTGATCAGAGATAATGTCGATATAGTCAGATATCCCATCAGTCTTCAAGAAAGGTTTAAACATACTCGATATCCTTATGGTGATGATCTTCACCTTGCTGGTGAATGTGGTTCAGATTCTATTAAACAAGACGAAGTAGGGATTACGTTTTCCGATACTTTCTTTACAACTAAAACTTTATTTATAATCCGTAAATCTCAAAAAGATAAATTGTCATTTATAAAAAACAATACTCCGCCTAATTTTTCTAATAATTCAAAACCCAGAATTGGAGTTATTGATTCTAGCATAACATCTAGTAGACTTCAAAGTTTTTTTAATAACCTGATTTCAGATGTAAATATAGTCAAGATAAAAGGTGGTAGAGCAGGTGTTATTGATGCTCTGTTAAAAGAAAAAGTTGATGCAGTAGCTAGCGACGAAATTCTTCTAATCAGATTTTTAAGAGACTTAAATTTAGCAAAACCAAATGAATTTTATATTGATTCAGAATTAGTAATTAGTTACGAAAGTTATGGATTAATACTGCCAAGTGATGATAGCGAATGGGTAAAAATTATCAATAAATTTTTGATTGATAAAAAAGACGACATCCAAGTACTAACTAAACAATACATTACTATTCCTCTCATTCCTCCCCCTCCACCACCTCTATTTACCAAAGAATTGATATTTATTTTATTAATGATAATAGCAACATTATCTGGCTTAACGAGGGTAAGTTATATGTCTTGGGTTAGAAGACAAAATTCCCAATCAGAAAGAAAGCCTAATCTTGACCCAAAAACTCCTATATTTGCTAATGGTTATGCTTTACTTATTGGTGTTGGGGAATGTGCCTATCAACGTTTATCCTTACCAGTGACTGTCAAAGATGTTCAAGCACTCCATCAAGTTTTAGTTGACCCTAATTTCTGTGCATATCCTAATGACACGCAGCATGTTCGACTGTTACATGATCAAGAAGCCACACGCAATCAAATTTTGAAAGAATTGAACTGGCTTAAAGAACAGGCGGAAGATAACCTAGAAGCTACAGTGGTTGTTTATTATTCAGGGCATGGATGGTTTAGCAAAAGTCAAAACCGCTACTATTTGTTGCCACATGACACTGACCCCTTAGACCTTGAAGGCTCATCTTTGAGTGCAGAAGAATTCACTAATGCTTTGCGCCAGATTAAGTCTAAACGTCTCTTGGTTATCATTGATAGTTGTCATGCAGCAGGAATGGCGACAGCTAAAAAAGCTCCCTCTGACTTTGAGGAAATTCCAATTCCAAAGAGTGTGATTGATGATTTAAGTCAAGGTAAGGGTCGGGTAGTTTTTACTTCATCCCAAGGAGAGGAAAGTTCCTGGATTAGACCTGATGACGAAATGAGCATTTACACTTATCATCTCATTGAAGCTTTACAGGGAAAAGGCAATCAATTTCGTGAGGATGTTGTAAAGATTTCTCATTTGATGAACTATTTGAGTGATAAAGTACCCAAGAGTGCCTTAACTCTGTGCAAAAAAACACAGACTCCTTATTTCAACTTCGAGTCTGAAGACTTTTCTGTTGCTCGACTAAACGATCGCCGCTCTGACAAGACAACAGAGG